The Arachis hypogaea cultivar Tifrunner chromosome 14, arahy.Tifrunner.gnm2.J5K5, whole genome shotgun sequence genome has a segment encoding these proteins:
- the LOC112798190 gene encoding uncharacterized protein, with the protein MEEYMYLLVNFFLIAVVGFIFVVIVEAYRRRNNHLHVEVPAIFEDPNSLKQVPCPHVVDPAEKYMSLIIPAFNEEHRLPGALEETMNYLQQRASKDPSFSYEVVIIDDGSADGTKRVAFEFVRKYTVDKVRVILLGRNHGKGEAIRKGILHSRGELILMLDADGATKVTDLEKLENQIQVIAKKQFQQGKSSPSDPTFRVSDIPVAAFGSRAHLEEKALATRKWYRNFLMKGFHLVVLLAAGPGVRDTQCGFKMFTRAAARRLFSNVRLRRWCFDVELVFLCKWFRIPISEISVNWSEIPGSKVNLMSIPNMLWELVLMSAGYRTGMWRISGST; encoded by the exons ATGGAGGAGTACATGTATCTTCTTGTCAACTTCTTCCTGATTGCGGTCGTAGGGTTCATCTTCGTAGTCATCGTTGAAGCATATAGAAGAAGAAACAATCATCT gCATGTTGAAGTTCCGGCGATTTTTGAGGATCCTAACTCGTTGAAACAG GTTCCTTGCCCACATGTTGTTGATCCAGCAGAAAAGTACATGTCCTTGATAATTCCTGCATTCAACGAGGAGCATAGGCTTCCCGGAGCTCTTGAAGAAACTATGAA TTATCTTCAACAACGTGCTTCAAAGGATCCTTCATTTTCCTATGAG GTTGTCATTATTGATGATGGAAGTGCTGATGGGACTAAAAGAGTAGCTTTTGAATTTGTAAGGAAATACACAGTAGACAAAGTTAGAGTTATCCTTCTTGGAAGAAATCATGGCAAGGGAGAAGCAATAAGAAAA GGAATTCTGCATTCACGTGGTGAGCTAATTCTTATGCTTGATGCTGATGGAGCAACTAAAGTCACCGACCTAGAAAAGCTTGAAAATCAG ATTCAAGTTATTGCTAAAAAGCAATTTCAACAAGGAAAATCAAGCCCTAGTGATCCAACCTTTAGAGTATCTGATATTCCTGTTGCTGCATTTGGTTCACGAGCTCATCTTGAAGAGAAGGCTTTGGCTACA CGAAAGTGGTACCGCAATTTTTTGATGAAGGGGTTCCATCTTGTGGTTCTCTTGGCTGCTGGTCCAGGAGTTCGTGATACACAG TGTGGTTTCAAAATGTTTACTAGGGCAGCAGCAAGGAGGCTTTTTTCAAATGTCCGCTTGAGAAG GTGGTGTTTTGATGTTGAATTAGTCTTTCTGTGCAAATGGTTTAGGATCCCAATTTCAGAAATTTCTGTGAATTGGTCTGAAATTCCAGGATCCAAGGTAAATCTTATGAGCATACCTAACATGCTTTGGGAGCTTGTGCTCATGTCTGCGGGATACAGGACTGGTATGTGGAGAATTTCTGGTTCTACCTAA